One window from the genome of Saccharomyces mikatae IFO 1815 strain IFO1815 genome assembly, chromosome: 6 encodes:
- the SMKI06G3840 gene encoding NAD(P)-dependent alcohol dehydrogenase (similar to Saccharomyces cerevisiae SOR2 (YDL246C)), translating into MSRAEVVEVGNAVTRVKVGDRVAIEPGVPSRYSDETKEGRYNLCPHMAFAATPPIDGTLVKYYLSPEDFLVKLPEGVSYEEGACVEPLSVGVHSNKLAGVRFSTRVVVFGAGPVGLLTGAVARAFGASDVVFVDVFDNKLQRAKDFGATNTFNSSKIPTDKAQELASEVEKLLGGNHADVVFECSGADVCIDAGVKVTKVGGTMVQVGMGKNYTNFPIAEVSGKEMKLIGCFRYSFGDYRDAVNLVATGKVNVKPLITHRFKFEDAAKAYDYNISHGGDVVKTIIAGPE; encoded by the coding sequence ATGAGTCGAGCGGAAGTTGTGGAAGTTGGTAACGCTGTGACAAGAGTCAAAGTCGGAGACCGTGTGGCTATTGAGCCCGGTGTTCCTAGCCGTTACTCTGATGAGACCAAGGAGGGTAGGTACAACCTTTGCCCACACATGGCATTTGCAGCCACTCCTCCAATTGACGGTACTCTTGTGAAGTACTATTTATCTCCGGAAGATTTTCTTGTGAAGCTACCGGAAGGTGTTAGCTATGAAGAGGGAGCCTGTGTCGAGCCACTATCTGTCGGTGTGCACTCTAACAAACTCGCAGGAGTTCGCTTCAGCACCAGAGTTGTTGTATTTGGCGCAGGGCCTGTGGGGCTGTTAACGGGAGCAGTTGCGCGTGCATTTGGTGCCAGTGACGTTGTTTTCGTTGATGTGTTTGACAACAAGCTACAAAGGGCAAAGGATTTCGGTGCTACAAACActttcaattcttccaaGATTCCTACTGACAAAGCCCAAGAATTGGCTTCTGAAGTAGAAAAGCTTCTAGGCGGAAACCATGCAGATGTGGTGTTTGAATGCTCGGGAGCAGATGTTTGCATTGACGCTGGTGTCAAAGTAACCAAGGTTGGGGGAACGATGGTACAAGTTGGTATGGGCAAAAATTATACCAACTTCCCAATCGCTGAAGTTAGCGGCAAGGAAATGAAGCTAATTGGATGTTTCCGTTATTCGTTTGGTGATTATCGCGATGCGGTGAACTTGGTTGCCACAGGAAAAGTTAATGTCAAGCCACTAATAACGCATAGATTTAAGTTCGAAGATGCAGCTAAGGCCTATGACTACAACATTTCCCATGGTGGAGATGTAGTCAAGACTATAATCGCCGGTCCCGAATGA
- the SMKI06G3830 gene encoding uncharacterized protein has translation MRSSLPGSKRRLLLLTVWLIVSHHVALTRSASTSLTLGELRTNVPLLQSLSSNGFLKTTFLTAVLLGNLSGVQVVKDVDSYELMKLRLLNGGHSAMGYLGYLAGYTYIHEVVNDPTINKYIRVLMREEVIPLLPKVPGVDFEEYTASVLERFSNPAIQDTVARICLMGSGKMPKYVLPSIYEQLRKPNGKYKLLAVCVAGWFRYLTGVDMNGKPFEIEDPMADTLKAAAVKGGKDPHELLNIEVLFSPEIRDNKDFVAQLTHSLEVVYDKGPLAAVNEVLDQV, from the coding sequence ATGAGAAGTTCGCTGCCTGGATCGAAGAGAAGGTTACTTCTCCTAACTGTATGGTTGATCGTGTCACACCACGTTGCACTGACAAGGAGCGCAAGTACGTCACTGACACTTGGGGAATTAAGGACCAATGTCCCGTTGTTGCAGAGCCTTTCATCCAATGGGTTCTTGAAGACAACTTTTCTGACGGCCGTCCTCCTTGGGAACTTGTCCGGTGTTCAAGTTGTCAAGGATGTCGATTCCTATGAACTGATGAAATTGCGTCTGCTTAACGGTGGGCACTCAGCCATGGGATACCTTGGATACTTGGCCGGTTACACCTATATACACGAGGTCGTCAACGACCCAACCATCAACAAGTACATCCGTGTTTTGATGCGTGAGGAAGTCATCCCATTGTTACCTAAGGTGCCAGGCGTGGATTTCGAAGAATACACTGCGTCTGTGTTGGAGAGATTCTCCAATCCAGCAATTCAGGACACCGTTGCACGTATCTGTTTGATGGGCTCAGGTAAGATGCCCAAGTACGTTTTACCTTCGATCTACGAGCAGTTGCGCAAGCCTAACGGCAAGTATAAGTTGTTGGCAGTGTGTGTGGCTGGATGGTTCCGTTATTTGACCGGTGTCGACATGAACGGCAAACCATTCGAAATTGAGGACCCCATGGCAGATACCTTGAAGGCTGCTGCTGTTAAGGGTGGTAAGGATCCTCACGAGCTACTTAACATCGAGGTCCTTTTCAGCCCTGAAATTCGTGATAACAAGGACTTTGTTGCGCAATTGACTCACTCGCTAGAAGTTGTTTATGATAAAGGACCACTTGCCGCTGTGAACGAAGTTCTAGACCAGGTGTAA
- the SMKI06G3820 gene encoding uncharacterized protein, whose amino-acid sequence MEGTFSIKTKVLQRLITGILVQTFLQLTGENYFFFYGTTIFKSVGLTDGFETSIVLGTVNFFSTIIAVMVVDKIGRRKCLLFGAAGMMACMVIFASIGVKCLYPHGQDGPSSKGAGNAMIVFTCFYIFCFATTWAPVAYIVVAESFPSKVKSRAMSISTAFNWLWQFLIGFFTPFITGSIHFYYGYVFVGCLVAMFLYIFFFLPENNRFIFGRNPITVRRRCEAMEIHILGSTIKERSPFRRD is encoded by the coding sequence ATGGAAGGAACTTTCTCAATTAAAACAAAGGTTCTTCAACGTTTGATTACAGGGATCCTAGTGCAAACCTTTTTGCAACTTACCGGTGAAAactactttttcttctacgGAACTACCATCTTCAAATCTGTCGGGCTTACTGACGGTTTTGAGACCTCAATCGTTTTGGGTACCGTGAATTTCTTCTCCACTATCATCGCTGTTATGGTCGTCGACAAGATCGGTCGTCGTAAATGTCTATTGTTCGGTGCAGCTGGAATGATGGCTTGTATGGTTATATTTGCTAGTATCGGGGTGAAATGTCTTTACCCCCATGGCCAGGATGGTCCCTCTTCGAAAGGTGCAGGTAATGCTATGATTGTGTTCACCTgcttttatatattctgCTTCGCAACAACATGGGCACCAGTCGCTTATATCGTGGTTGCTGAGTCGTTCCCTTCGAAGGTCAAGTCCAGAGCTATGTCCATTTCAACTGCATTCAACTGGTTATGGCAATTCTTGATCGGTTTCTTCACACCATTCATTACCGGCTCGATCCATTTCTACTATGGTTATGTGTTTGTTGGATGTTTGGTTGCCATGTTTTTGtacatattcttctttttaccaGAAAACAATCGGTTtatctttggaagaaatcCAATTACTGTACGAAGAAGGTGTGAAGCCATGGAAATCCACATCTTGGGTTCCACCATCAAGGAGAGGAGTCCATTCAGAAGAGACTGA